TGTATACACTGTTTTCTTCTGACTAAAACTCCTTtctcactgaactatatctccaaaatcctttctttctcttttccttgacAAGTTCACATAATAACTATTTTAGAAAAACATGCCTTTCAAGTTCCTCAGTGCATTTAAACATTCCCTTCTCTGAAATTCCCTATGATAGTTaatattttctgactttttaCTTGGCCACTTATTGCATAGGTTTATTAAGAGCTTAGTTTATGTCAAATATCTTATAAAATAGATAAAGTAGTAATATTTACTAAGAGAACAATATCCCATGTGGTATGTAggcttttcattaattttcactATATGATTGTGAGTTATATTATTCCACTTTTGTAGGtaaaacaaggaaaatgaaaaagattacCGATGTTTTACAGCAAGAAAAAGACATCTAAGTTTATTCTCTTGAAAGCGAAATCCATTTCAATTCCACTGCATAATATTGGCTCTATTCATTTTAATCCTATCCTTAAAACCAACCTTCTAGAACACAATttatatatcaggaaaaaaatttcatgataATATGATGTTCAAAAAGAAGAGACTTTACTGCCGAATATTTTGGTAGCTGTATCCTTGACATCCTTATTTCTCAGACTGTAGATCAGGGGGTTCAACATGGGGATCACCACTGTGTAGAACACAGAGGCCACTTTGATGGTGTGCCTGGAGTTCTTGGAGTTGGGCACACAGTAGAGGAACAGGATGGTGCCATGGAAGATGGAGATGGCTGTCAGGTGAgaggcacaggtggagaaggccttgcgTCGCCCACTGGCTGATTGCATCTTGAGGATTGTGACAACTATGAACAAGTAAGATGTGAGGATGATGAGCAGTGTGCTGACTTCATTAAATGTGGCAGAAATAAAGAGCAGCAAAGAAGTGATGTGGGGATCTGAGCATGAGAGGGAGAACAGGGAGTAGAACTCACAGAAGAAGTGGTCAATGGTGTTGGAGCCATGGAAAGACAGCTGTAGAGCAGAGCACGTTAGTATCAGGGAACAGGCCACCCCCCATGCATAGGATCCAGCCACCAGCACAGCACAGAGTTTCTGGGACATGGCCACTGTGTAGAGCAGAGGGTTGCAGATGGCCAcaaagcggtcataggccatcactgcTAGCAGAAAAGACTCAGTTATCACaaaggtacaaaagaaaaaaatttgtaccACACATCCTGAAAAGGAGATGCTTCTGTCTTTTGCAACTAGGTTCACCAGCATATTTGGAGCAACAGTGGAGGAATAGCAGAAATCCACAAAAGAGAGAtgactgaggaaaaagtacatgggggtgtgaagTTTGGGATTAATTTTGATTATGACAATCATCCCAATGTTCCCTACCACCGTGACACTGTAGATAGCCAGGAAAACCAAGAAGAGTGGGACCTGCAGTTCTGGATAATCTGAGAAGCCCAACAGGGTGAAGGTGGCCCCACTCTTATTTCTGTCTGTCAGAACCATGTTTCTGTTGTTTGGAATCTGAGTTaatcctgaaaacaaaaatattagggAGAGTGAGGACAAATGCAGTGTGGTTTACTTTCCAAGTTTATAAATTACCACTTTCAGAAGCTGtgagtttatttatatgtggtggacAACATATCTACTATTTAAAAGTATGAACTCCTTTTTAACATTAGAAACATACaattattgaattaaattatgagttctgaaagataatttttaatacaattaTGAAAAATTCGGATCAATGGTaatggccattttaacaaatgTCCACATAAAACTTTCAACCgttatttaaaattgtaaatttgtATAAGATAAATCTAATTATCAATGATAATGGATGATCTCAATCCTTTAACCAGCGAAAAGATTGGaagcttttaaataaattaatttttataaatgttccttTATATATTGACATGCTAATGCTTAACTtgtgcatttgtttttaattccacATATCACTTAAATCCTCTTTTTTAACCCAGTATCTGTGATATCAGCacaaatatgaattaaatttgCAGCAAGTATGCTGTTTGACTTAAGGAGTTCTAGTACAAACTTTGCTCAatgtctgaaagaaaaaaaatataactggatcaatttgtaaacatattttaatttactttcttaTTCTAGAGCCAAAGAAATCTTGAGTTTCCCAATGAAATGCAGACTAATAACACTCTACACACCTATGACTGAAGCAAAGATCCTCAGGCCTCCAGTGATATATCTACTTCTTATCTACCAGTGTCTGGTCTTGATTCTAGATATagatattagaatttttttattaataatcatGTTTACAAAAAGTAAGCAAACTGAAAATTCTAATTCTATTTGAGGTAATTCTGTGATGGGCTATATGACAAAGAAATGTACTAGAAAGCACTATCAAGATGATACATATTAGAGGGGGATCTAGGTACTTTTCTCAGCCAGAAGTAACTAACTATAATATAACTCTGACATAGAAATATCCCTCTCCTGGGTATCATGCACTcagtctctcttttctctctctttctcttactttaaaatacactatatttttattctgtgctTATGTTACCCATAGAAGAGTAGAATTAACAATTTTAGGTAGTACTATCTATGACCTGAAGATATTTCATTGCAGGGAGAGGAGGGTAATATAAAAGAAACATATTTCTGTTATTAGTGCCCCAAACCTCTCATATCTAACCATGCCAGCATCCTTCCCCTACTATTTATGAAAAGTCATCTTTAGTCACAGAATCTATGAAATAGTCATTACATAGCCCATCAATAAAGATATCTAATCATATGCTGAGACATTCAATGATAATATCTGTTCTTAGCCTAATGAATTTACCCATTAAAGACAACCTCAAAAGACAATGCACAAGCCAGACATTCTATCATCTATTTTCTTACTACCATGCTTTATTtatctaaataattttaaattttatttaaaactatttttacatttagtGCAATGACTGCATTATCACAAATGCTATTATTAaatcctgggttaaaaaaaaagaaaaaaagaaaacttatatgAACTTCCAGTCCAGGAAAAAACTTATAGCTGAAATCTTTATTCCAGTATTTTTTCTCAGTTGAGCTTGTTATTTTTTGCTATCAGTGGTTACATTCTTCTAACTTTAATcaaataagattctttttttatagACATTCTATTCaatgtctatttcattttatttaaatattctctcttGATAACTCCTTCAAAATTTGCAAAAGTGAGACAata
This portion of the Ictidomys tridecemlineatus isolate mIctTri1 chromosome 4, mIctTri1.hap1, whole genome shotgun sequence genome encodes:
- the LOC144376747 gene encoding olfactory receptor 5D18 produces the protein MVLTDRNKSGATFTLLGFSDYPELQVPLFLVFLAIYSVTVVGNIGMIVIIKINPKLHTPMYFFLSHLSFVDFCYSSTVAPNMLVNLVAKDRSISFSGCVVQIFFFCTFVITESFLLAVMAYDRFVAICNPLLYTVAMSQKLCAVLVAGSYAWGVACSLILTCSALQLSFHGSNTIDHFFCEFYSLFSLSCSDPHITSLLLFISATFNEVSTLLIILTSYLFIVVTILKMQSASGRRKAFSTCASHLTAISIFHGTILFLYCVPNSKNSRHTIKVASVFYTVVIPMLNPLIYSLRNKDVKDTATKIFGSKVSSF